A genome region from Proteus vulgaris includes the following:
- a CDS encoding MIP/aquaporin family protein, with amino-acid sequence MSQTKTSLMGQCISEFIGTALLVFFGLGCVAAVRIAGAELGLWEISIIWGLGVALAVYLTAGTSGAHLNPAVTVAFWLFACFERRKVIPYIIAQMLGGFFAAAIVYFMYYSVFLDYEQVNGIVRGSQESLFTAGVFSTYPAAQISVIHAFFVEVIIAVILVGLILALTDDGNGVPKGPLAPLLIGILIAVIGGAFGPLTGFALNPARDFGPKLVAYFAGWGDIALTGGRDIPYFLVPMIAPFIGGILGALAYRKLIGRHLPCDTCKIEDDK; translated from the coding sequence ATGAGCCAGACGAAAACCTCTCTTATGGGTCAATGCATTTCTGAATTTATCGGAACTGCGTTGCTAGTCTTCTTTGGTCTTGGTTGTGTTGCTGCGGTACGTATTGCAGGCGCAGAGCTTGGGCTGTGGGAGATAAGTATTATCTGGGGGCTGGGTGTTGCCTTAGCCGTTTATCTTACCGCGGGTACCTCTGGTGCTCATTTGAACCCAGCAGTGACTGTTGCGTTTTGGTTATTTGCTTGCTTTGAACGCAGAAAAGTTATCCCTTATATTATTGCACAAATGTTAGGTGGCTTCTTTGCTGCCGCTATTGTGTACTTTATGTACTACAGTGTTTTCCTCGACTACGAACAAGTTAATGGCATTGTCAGAGGCTCACAAGAAAGTCTCTTCACTGCTGGCGTATTTTCAACTTATCCTGCGGCTCAAATTTCCGTTATACATGCCTTTTTTGTTGAAGTTATCATCGCTGTTATCTTAGTTGGCTTAATTTTAGCCTTAACGGATGATGGCAACGGTGTACCTAAAGGTCCATTAGCACCTTTACTGATTGGTATTTTAATTGCTGTTATTGGTGGTGCATTTGGCCCATTAACTGGATTCGCCTTAAACCCTGCCCGTGACTTTGGTCCAAAATTGGTTGCGTACTTTGCTGGCTGGGGTGATATTGCACTGACTGGTGGACGTGATATCCCTTATTTCTTAGTTCCAATGATTGCTCCCTTTATCGGTGGTATCTTAGGTGCATTGGCTTACCGTAAATTAATTGGCCGTCACTTACCTTGCGATACCTGCAAAATCGAAGACGATAAATAA
- the glpK gene encoding glycerol kinase GlpK, protein MTTETNTSNTEKKYIVALDQGTTSSRAVVIDHDANIVSISQREFTQIYPKPGWVEHDPMEIWATQSATLVEVLAKADIPSDHVAGIGITNQRETTIVWDKETGKPVYNAIVWQCRRTADFCTRLKDKEGVEEYIRQNTGLMVDPYFSGTKLKWILDNVEGAREKVEKGELLFGTVDTWLVWKMTQGRVHVTDFTNASRTMLFNIHSLDWDQKILDLLDIPRNMLPKVVPSSEIYGQTNIGGKGGTRIPIAGMAGDQQAALYGQLCVQSGMAKNTYGTGCFLLMNTGKEAVRSNHGLLTTICCGPRGEVNYALEGAVFVGGASIQWLRDELKLIDEATDSEYFATKVNDTNGVYVVPAFTGLGAPYWDPYARGAIFGLTRGANRNHIIRATLESIAYQTRDVLDAMQADSGARLQSLRVDGGAVANNFLMQFQSDILGTRVERPVVRESTALGAAFLAGLAIGFWRDLDEVKNKAAIDKEFRPGIETTERNYRYNGWKKAVARAQEWEDRG, encoded by the coding sequence ATGACAACAGAGACAAATACATCGAATACCGAGAAAAAATACATTGTTGCGCTGGATCAGGGCACAACCAGCTCACGAGCTGTGGTTATTGACCACGATGCAAATATCGTCAGTATTTCACAACGAGAGTTTACCCAAATCTACCCTAAGCCAGGCTGGGTTGAACACGACCCAATGGAAATTTGGGCGACACAAAGTGCAACCTTAGTGGAAGTATTAGCAAAAGCCGATATTCCCTCCGATCACGTTGCTGGTATTGGTATCACAAACCAACGCGAAACCACTATCGTATGGGATAAAGAAACGGGTAAACCCGTTTATAACGCGATTGTATGGCAGTGTCGCCGTACTGCAGATTTCTGCACTCGCTTAAAAGATAAAGAAGGTGTTGAAGAATATATTCGTCAGAACACGGGGTTAATGGTTGACCCTTATTTCTCTGGGACAAAATTAAAATGGATCCTCGACAACGTCGAAGGTGCGCGTGAAAAAGTAGAGAAAGGCGAATTGTTATTCGGTACTGTTGATACGTGGTTAGTTTGGAAAATGACACAAGGTCGCGTTCACGTTACCGATTTCACTAACGCTTCACGTACCATGTTATTTAATATCCACTCTTTAGATTGGGATCAAAAAATCCTCGACTTGCTGGATATTCCTCGCAATATGCTCCCCAAAGTCGTGCCATCTTCGGAAATTTATGGCCAAACCAACATTGGGGGTAAAGGTGGTACACGTATTCCTATCGCAGGTATGGCGGGTGACCAACAAGCTGCACTTTATGGTCAACTTTGCGTACAAAGCGGTATGGCAAAAAATACCTATGGTACGGGTTGCTTCTTACTGATGAACACAGGTAAAGAAGCGGTTCGCTCTAATCATGGTTTGTTAACAACAATCTGCTGTGGCCCACGTGGTGAAGTTAACTATGCCCTAGAAGGTGCCGTATTCGTTGGTGGTGCTTCTATTCAATGGCTTCGTGATGAGCTAAAACTGATTGATGAAGCGACTGACTCCGAATATTTCGCAACTAAAGTTAATGATACTAATGGTGTCTATGTTGTTCCTGCATTTACGGGTTTAGGCGCACCCTATTGGGATCCGTATGCTCGTGGTGCTATTTTTGGTTTAACCCGTGGTGCTAACCGTAATCACATTATTCGTGCAACCTTAGAATCCATCGCTTATCAAACACGCGATGTGCTTGATGCCATGCAAGCCGATTCAGGTGCACGTTTACAATCACTACGTGTTGATGGTGGTGCTGTTGCCAACAACTTCTTAATGCAGTTCCAATCTGATATTTTAGGTACTCGTGTAGAACGTCCTGTTGTTCGTGAAAGTACCGCATTAGGAGCCGCATTCCTTGCAGGCCTTGCTATCGGTTTCTGGCGTGATTTAGATGAAGTGAAAAACAAAGCTGCTATCGATAAAGAATTCCGTCCTGGCATTGAAACCACTGAACGTAACTATCGCTATAACGGCTGGAAAAAAGCCGTCGCTCGCGCTCAAGAGTGGGAAGATCGCGGTTAA
- a CDS encoding DUF805 domain-containing protein produces the protein MTLQHWAFSFKGRIGRRDFWVGFGVCFALFLGLFMINDMIYPLPTMVTWIFIFFILYSLCAIFTKRLHDRNKRGIWLLLLLLAVMLGLADTSSLEPFWQWALGRFLPSFIGMIMLLDCGVFVGNDGENYFGKQTEQVDYRRWR, from the coding sequence ATGACTTTACAACATTGGGCATTTTCATTCAAAGGACGAATTGGGCGTCGTGACTTTTGGGTTGGTTTTGGTGTCTGTTTTGCACTGTTTTTAGGCCTGTTTATGATTAATGATATGATTTATCCATTACCTACTATGGTGACGTGGATATTCATTTTCTTTATTCTTTATTCATTGTGCGCAATTTTTACGAAAAGGCTCCATGATAGAAATAAAAGAGGAATATGGCTTTTATTACTGTTACTTGCCGTGATGTTAGGATTAGCCGATACCAGTAGTTTAGAACCATTTTGGCAATGGGCGTTGGGACGTTTTCTTCCCTCTTTTATCGGGATGATTATGTTGCTTGATTGCGGTGTATTTGTTGGTAATGACGGTGAAAATTATTTTGGTAAACAAACCGAGCAAGTAGACTACCGTCGCTGGCGTTAA
- the hslU gene encoding HslU--HslV peptidase ATPase subunit, translated as MSEMTPREIASELDRFIIGQDKAKRAVAIALRNRWRRMQLDEALRHEVTPKNILMIGPTGVGKTEIARRLAKLANAPFIKVEATKFTEVGYVGKEVDSIIRDLTDSAVKMVRSQAIDKNRFRAEEMAEERILDVLIPPAKNNWGVTEQASEPSAARQSFRKKLREGQLDDKEIEIELSATPMGVEIMAPPGMEEMTNQLQSMFQNLAGQKQKARKMKIKDAFKLIVEEEAAKLVNPEELKQQAIDAVEQHGIVFIDEVDKICKRGGQSSGPDVSREGVQRDLLPLVEGCTVSTKHGMVKTDHILFIASGAFQVSSPSDLIPELQGRLPIRVELQALTAEDFERILTEPNASLTKQYEALMATEGVSISFTEDGIRKIAESAWRVNETTENIGARRLHTVLERLMEEISYDASERQGQSILIDAEYVKQHLDELVADEDLSRFIL; from the coding sequence ATGTCTGAAATGACTCCTCGCGAAATTGCCAGCGAACTTGATAGATTTATTATTGGTCAAGATAAAGCGAAACGTGCTGTGGCGATTGCCCTACGTAACCGCTGGCGTCGTATGCAGCTTGATGAAGCGCTGCGTCATGAAGTAACACCTAAAAATATTCTGATGATTGGACCTACTGGTGTAGGTAAAACTGAAATTGCACGCCGTTTAGCTAAATTGGCTAATGCACCTTTCATCAAAGTTGAAGCAACTAAATTCACCGAAGTGGGTTATGTGGGTAAAGAAGTCGATTCGATTATTCGTGACTTAACCGACTCCGCGGTCAAGATGGTACGTAGCCAAGCTATCGATAAAAATCGTTTCCGTGCAGAGGAAATGGCTGAAGAACGTATCCTTGATGTACTTATTCCACCAGCAAAAAATAACTGGGGCGTAACAGAACAAGCATCAGAACCTTCCGCAGCACGTCAATCTTTCCGTAAAAAATTACGTGAAGGCCAGTTAGACGATAAAGAGATTGAAATTGAGTTATCTGCAACACCAATGGGTGTTGAAATTATGGCTCCTCCAGGAATGGAAGAGATGACGAATCAATTACAATCTATGTTCCAAAATTTAGCGGGTCAGAAGCAAAAAGCGCGCAAGATGAAAATCAAAGATGCGTTTAAGCTTATTGTTGAAGAAGAAGCCGCTAAATTAGTTAACCCTGAAGAGCTTAAACAGCAAGCGATTGATGCGGTAGAACAACATGGTATCGTCTTTATTGATGAAGTCGATAAAATTTGTAAACGTGGTGGACAAAGTTCTGGCCCTGACGTTTCTCGTGAAGGCGTACAGCGTGACCTTTTACCTCTAGTTGAAGGTTGTACAGTTTCAACAAAACACGGTATGGTAAAAACAGACCATATTCTGTTTATTGCATCAGGTGCATTCCAAGTCTCAAGTCCTTCTGATTTAATTCCTGAATTACAAGGACGTCTGCCAATTCGCGTTGAACTTCAAGCGCTGACAGCAGAAGATTTTGAGCGTATTCTAACTGAACCTAACGCATCGTTAACAAAACAGTATGAAGCATTAATGGCAACCGAAGGTGTGTCAATTAGCTTCACTGAAGACGGTATTCGCAAAATTGCTGAATCAGCATGGCGCGTAAACGAAACCACTGAAAATATCGGTGCTCGTCGTTTGCATACTGTTTTAGAACGTTTGATGGAAGAAATTTCCTACGATGCCAGTGAACGTCAAGGTCAATCAATATTGATTGATGCAGAATATGTGAAACAGCATCTGGATGAGCTTGTAGCAGATGAAGATCTGAGTCGATTTATTTTATAA
- the tpiA gene encoding triose-phosphate isomerase, with the protein MRHPLVMGNWKLNGSIHMVHELIAALRKEVSGVAGCDVAIAPPAVYLCQARHEIGGSRIALGAQDTGVNLSGAFTGETSAEMLKNVDVKYVIIGHSERRTYHKESDEFIAQKFGVLKELGLTPVLCIGETEAENEAGKTQEVCARQIDAVLNAHGAAAFKDAVIAYEPIWAIGTGKSATPAQAQAVHKFIRDHIAKKDAAIAEQVIIQYGGSVNDKNAAELFGQPDIDGALVGGASLKADAFAVIVKAAAQAKAKK; encoded by the coding sequence ATGCGCCATCCATTAGTCATGGGTAACTGGAAACTCAACGGCAGCATTCATATGGTTCATGAATTAATTGCTGCACTACGTAAAGAAGTTAGCGGTGTTGCAGGTTGCGATGTTGCTATCGCACCACCGGCAGTTTACCTATGCCAAGCACGCCATGAAATTGGTGGAAGCCGTATTGCATTAGGTGCTCAAGATACAGGTGTTAACTTATCAGGTGCTTTCACTGGCGAAACTTCCGCAGAAATGCTGAAAAACGTTGATGTTAAATACGTTATCATTGGTCACTCTGAGCGCCGTACTTATCATAAAGAATCTGACGAGTTTATCGCTCAAAAATTCGGCGTGTTAAAAGAGTTAGGTTTAACGCCAGTATTATGTATTGGTGAAACTGAAGCAGAAAACGAAGCGGGCAAAACGCAAGAAGTCTGTGCTCGCCAAATCGATGCCGTGTTAAATGCACACGGTGCGGCTGCATTTAAAGATGCGGTTATCGCTTATGAACCAATTTGGGCTATCGGTACAGGCAAATCTGCAACTCCAGCACAAGCTCAAGCTGTTCATAAATTTATTCGTGATCATATTGCGAAGAAAGATGCCGCTATTGCTGAACAAGTTATCATTCAATATGGTGGCTCTGTTAACGATAAAAATGCAGCAGAACTGTTTGGCCAACCAGATATCGATGGTGCATTAGTCGGTGGCGCTTCACTGAAAGCTGACGCATTTGCCGTTATCGTTAAAGCAGCAGCACAAGCTAAAGCGAAAAAATAA
- the emrD gene encoding multidrug efflux MFS transporter EmrD, protein MRKLEHANLLLLIIALVAVGQMTQTIYVPVIADMAVYFGEPTGAVQQVMGAYLFSYGFSQLIYGPISDKVGRRPVILVGMTIFCLSTLVAIFSQNLTTLVIASTLQGMGTGVAGVMTRTQPRDLYTGTALRYANSLLNMGVLVSPLLAPMIGGVVAHFFGWHACYIFLLLLGSSVLFCMYRWMPETRPVQVEKRKMLSSFYLLLSNSTFSAFLIMLICALSGIAVFEASSGVLMGGVLGLNSITISILFILPIPAAFFGAWYAGREGKTFVQLMWHSVFCCLSAGILMWIPGWLNIINIWTLLVPAALFFFGAGMLFPLATTGAMEPFPYLAGSAGALVGGLQNVGSGVATWFSALLPQHNQFSLGMIMFAMSVAIMLCWLPLAHRFSHEEHTI, encoded by the coding sequence ATGAGAAAGTTAGAGCATGCAAATCTATTATTATTGATTATTGCACTGGTTGCTGTGGGTCAAATGACCCAAACTATTTATGTTCCTGTCATTGCTGATATGGCCGTTTACTTTGGTGAGCCAACGGGGGCGGTACAGCAAGTCATGGGTGCCTATCTTTTTTCTTATGGTTTTTCACAGTTAATTTACGGACCTATTTCCGACAAAGTAGGGCGTCGTCCTGTTATTTTAGTTGGAATGACGATTTTTTGCTTATCAACGCTGGTGGCGATTTTCTCACAAAATTTAACCACACTGGTTATTGCAAGTACCTTACAAGGAATGGGAACGGGCGTTGCGGGTGTTATGACTCGTACTCAACCTCGTGATTTATACACAGGAACGGCATTACGTTACGCCAATAGTTTGTTAAATATGGGGGTTTTGGTTAGCCCATTATTAGCGCCAATGATTGGTGGTGTGGTTGCGCACTTCTTTGGCTGGCATGCGTGTTATATCTTCTTATTATTATTAGGAAGCAGTGTCCTGTTTTGTATGTATCGTTGGATGCCAGAAACACGCCCCGTACAAGTTGAAAAACGTAAAATGTTGTCATCGTTTTACTTATTGCTTTCAAACAGTACCTTCAGCGCCTTTTTGATTATGCTGATTTGTGCACTATCGGGTATCGCTGTTTTTGAAGCCTCTAGCGGCGTATTGATGGGGGGCGTATTAGGATTAAATAGTATTACTATCAGTATATTATTTATTTTACCGATCCCTGCGGCATTCTTTGGGGCTTGGTATGCGGGTCGTGAAGGTAAAACCTTTGTGCAACTGATGTGGCACTCTGTTTTTTGTTGTTTATCTGCCGGTATCTTAATGTGGATCCCCGGTTGGTTAAATATTATTAATATCTGGACATTATTGGTACCTGCAGCACTGTTTTTCTTTGGTGCGGGTATGTTATTCCCATTGGCAACGACAGGCGCAATGGAACCATTCCCTTATTTAGCCGGTTCAGCAGGTGCGCTGGTAGGGGGATTACAAAATGTCGGTTCCGGTGTGGCAACATGGTTTTCTGCTTTACTGCCACAACATAACCAATTTAGTTTAGGTATGATTATGTTTGCTATGTCAGTGGCGATAATGCTTTGTTGGCTTCCTTTGGCTCATCGTTTTAGCCATGAAGAACATACGATTTAA
- the zapB gene encoding cell division protein ZapB codes for MSFEVFEKLESKVQQAIDTITLLQMEIEELKEKNDALNQEVQEAKGSREALVRENEELKQEQSSWQERLRALLGKMEDVQ; via the coding sequence ATGTCATTTGAAGTTTTCGAGAAGTTAGAATCAAAAGTACAACAAGCAATTGATACCATCACGTTATTACAGATGGAAATCGAAGAGCTAAAAGAAAAAAATGATGCGCTGAACCAAGAAGTTCAAGAAGCGAAAGGATCGCGCGAAGCGCTTGTTCGTGAAAATGAAGAATTGAAACAAGAGCAATCAAGCTGGCAAGAGCGTTTACGTGCACTGTTAGGCAAAATGGAAGACGTGCAATAA
- a CDS encoding sulfate ABC transporter substrate-binding protein, whose product MFKRWGLLSTTLVALFFSNNLWAKDIQLLNISYDPTRELYQQYNQAFSQYWEQKTGDKVTIRQSHGGSGKQATSVINGIEADVVTLALAYDIDAIAQRGRIDKQWLTRLPDNSAPYTSTIVFLVRKGNPKQIVDWDSLIKPGVSIITPNPKTSGGARWNYLAAWGYGLKANHQDSEKAKTFVKALYQQVEVLDSGARGATNTFVERGIGDVLIAWENEALLAINELGADKFEIVTPSVSILAEPTVSVVDKVVDKRGTREIATAYLDYLYSPEGQEIAAKNYYRPRDKAVAEKYQSRFPKLELFTLNDVFGDWQSAQKIHFATGGVFDEISRR is encoded by the coding sequence CTATGGGCTAAAGATATTCAGTTATTAAATATTTCTTACGATCCGACGCGAGAACTTTATCAACAGTATAACCAAGCATTTAGCCAGTATTGGGAACAAAAAACAGGTGATAAAGTCACTATTCGCCAATCACATGGTGGTTCAGGAAAACAAGCAACATCGGTTATCAATGGTATTGAAGCGGATGTTGTCACATTAGCCCTTGCCTATGATATCGATGCGATTGCGCAAAGAGGACGGATTGATAAGCAGTGGTTAACACGATTACCTGATAATTCAGCACCCTATACGTCAACAATCGTTTTTCTGGTGAGGAAAGGAAACCCTAAGCAAATAGTGGATTGGGATTCATTAATTAAGCCGGGTGTTTCCATTATTACACCTAATCCCAAAACGTCTGGTGGCGCAAGATGGAACTATCTTGCGGCATGGGGCTATGGGTTAAAAGCGAATCATCAAGATAGTGAAAAAGCCAAAACTTTCGTTAAAGCACTTTATCAGCAAGTGGAAGTATTAGATTCAGGCGCAAGAGGCGCAACAAATACCTTTGTTGAGCGAGGTATTGGTGATGTCTTAATTGCATGGGAAAACGAAGCGTTATTAGCGATTAATGAATTAGGGGCTGATAAATTTGAGATAGTCACACCCTCAGTATCTATTCTTGCTGAGCCTACCGTGTCGGTAGTTGATAAGGTTGTCGATAAACGAGGAACACGAGAAATTGCCACTGCGTATTTAGACTATCTTTACTCACCAGAAGGACAAGAGATCGCGGCAAAAAATTATTATCGTCCCAGAGATAAAGCAGTAGCAGAGAAATACCAAAGCCGTTTTCCAAAACTAGAACTCTTTACACTTAATGATGTTTTTGGAGATTGGCAATCGGCTCAGAAAATACATTTTGCGACAGGGGGAGTATTTGATGAAATTAGTCGTCGTTGA
- a CDS encoding DUF1454 family protein, whose product MIKVNTLSTLYLIIISIALCLPTSVFATEMSVAQKQPTKDDIGYLKQDAPIFEITIPELRAKFNQQNPLLSLNEYKIITNHDIAIPLVRAATRITPNLYSSAILERGSEKIKSLQLTLIHSPDSPELEKINRELTTQYIITLVAQFDPSITQEQIQEALNLFAFKNQTSDYISHDVGAIRYIIAHEDNQLTTFAIEPIKLSLNSKIVSAIP is encoded by the coding sequence ATGATAAAAGTAAACACTCTTTCTACGTTATACCTGATAATCATAAGCATTGCGCTTTGTTTGCCAACTTCAGTTTTCGCAACAGAGATGTCTGTCGCACAAAAACAGCCCACTAAAGATGATATTGGCTATCTTAAACAGGATGCACCTATTTTTGAGATAACGATCCCGGAACTTAGGGCGAAGTTCAATCAACAAAATCCATTGTTATCACTTAATGAATATAAAATTATCACTAATCACGATATTGCAATCCCTCTTGTCAGAGCTGCAACACGTATCACGCCTAATCTCTATTCATCTGCCATATTAGAGCGTGGTAGCGAAAAAATAAAAAGTTTACAGCTCACGTTGATCCACTCTCCTGATTCACCTGAATTAGAAAAAATAAATCGCGAACTCACAACACAATACATTATCACTTTGGTCGCTCAATTTGACCCGTCAATAACCCAAGAGCAAATTCAAGAGGCTCTTAATTTATTCGCCTTTAAAAATCAAACTTCTGATTATATTAGCCATGATGTGGGCGCGATCCGTTATATTATTGCCCATGAAGATAATCAATTAACCACCTTCGCCATTGAACCGATTAAGCTTTCTTTAAACAGCAAGATCGTTTCAGCTATTCCGTGA
- a CDS encoding 1,4-dihydroxy-2-naphthoate polyprenyltransferase, with product MSSLNSTSRTQAWLESLRPKTLPLGLIAIVTGSALAYWMGHFELPIALLAILTAGTLQILSNLANDYGDAVKGTDTEERLGPLRGMQKGVITAAQMKKALILNVIISCICGIALIIVACKKPEDAIGFLVMGLLAIVAAITYTVGKRPYGYMGLGDISVLIFFGWLSVIGTYYLQSNTFDVVTLLPATACGLLSVAVLNINNMRDLESDIQAGKNTLAVRLGPAGSRTYHTCVIFLSLACLIIFTLLYMHRWTAWLFLLATPMLLLHIKRVNADHSGEAMRPLLEHMVKAALLTNVLFSLGLILE from the coding sequence ATGAGCTCTCTAAATTCCACTAGCCGGACTCAAGCCTGGCTTGAAAGTTTACGACCCAAAACACTACCTTTAGGGTTAATTGCCATTGTGACTGGTTCCGCATTAGCATATTGGATGGGTCATTTTGAGCTGCCTATTGCACTGCTTGCTATATTGACGGCGGGAACATTACAGATCTTATCAAACCTTGCCAATGACTATGGTGATGCCGTAAAAGGAACCGATACTGAAGAACGTTTAGGGCCACTTCGTGGAATGCAAAAAGGCGTAATAACAGCGGCTCAAATGAAAAAAGCGCTGATCCTAAATGTTATTATCTCCTGTATCTGTGGTATTGCCCTGATTATTGTCGCCTGTAAAAAGCCAGAAGACGCTATTGGCTTCTTAGTGATGGGGTTACTCGCTATTGTTGCTGCGATCACTTATACCGTAGGTAAGCGCCCTTATGGCTATATGGGACTAGGTGATATCTCTGTTTTAATTTTCTTTGGCTGGTTAAGTGTCATCGGGACTTATTATTTACAATCCAACACCTTTGATGTTGTTACTCTACTTCCTGCCACCGCCTGTGGTTTACTTTCTGTCGCTGTTCTAAACATTAATAATATGCGCGATTTAGAAAGTGACATTCAGGCAGGTAAAAACACATTAGCTGTTCGCTTAGGTCCTGCTGGTTCACGTACTTACCATACGTGTGTTATTTTTCTCTCTCTTGCCTGCTTGATTATCTTCACTCTACTTTATATGCACCGCTGGACAGCGTGGTTATTTTTACTCGCTACCCCTATGCTTTTACTGCATATCAAACGAGTAAATGCCGATCACTCCGGTGAAGCAATGCGTCCTCTACTCGAACACATGGTAAAAGCAGCACTGTTAACTAACGTACTTTTCTCTTTGGGTTTAATTTTAGAATAA
- the fpr gene encoding ferredoxin--NADP(+) reductase: MANWVNGKVTQVHHWTDALISLVVNAPIDKFTAGQFAKLALDIDGERVQRAYSYVNAPNDPNLEFYLVTVPEGKLSPKLSALKVGDEVMVTEQASGFFVLEEVPTANTLWMLSTGTAIGPFLSILQLGDDLERFENIVLVHAVRYANDLSYLPLMEKLVQRYQGKLRIQTIVSRENHIGSLTGRIPALIESGALEKTVGLTISPEESHIMLCGNPQMVRDTQQRLKEQREMRKHLRRKPGHITSEQYW, encoded by the coding sequence ATGGCTAATTGGGTGAATGGAAAAGTGACTCAAGTTCATCACTGGACTGATGCGTTAATAAGTCTCGTCGTCAATGCTCCTATTGATAAGTTTACAGCTGGGCAATTTGCAAAATTAGCGCTAGATATTGATGGCGAACGAGTACAACGTGCTTACTCTTATGTCAATGCACCAAATGATCCTAACTTAGAATTTTATCTTGTCACTGTCCCCGAAGGAAAATTAAGTCCTAAGTTAAGCGCACTTAAAGTCGGTGATGAGGTAATGGTTACGGAGCAAGCCAGTGGCTTCTTTGTATTAGAAGAAGTTCCCACAGCAAATACACTTTGGATGCTTTCGACTGGAACGGCTATTGGACCGTTTCTCTCTATTTTGCAATTAGGAGACGATCTTGAGCGATTTGAAAATATCGTGCTTGTCCACGCTGTTCGATATGCTAATGACTTAAGCTATTTACCTTTAATGGAAAAACTCGTTCAACGTTATCAAGGCAAATTACGTATTCAAACCATTGTCAGCCGTGAAAATCATATTGGCTCATTAACAGGACGCATTCCTGCACTCATTGAAAGTGGTGCTTTAGAAAAAACAGTTGGCCTAACCATCAGCCCTGAAGAGAGCCATATTATGCTCTGTGGTAATCCTCAAATGGTCAGAGACACTCAACAACGCTTAAAAGAACAACGGGAAATGCGTAAGCACTTACGACGAAAACCCGGACATATCACCAGCGAGCAATATTGGTAA
- the rraA gene encoding ribonuclease E activity regulator RraA produces MKYDTSELCDIYQEDINVVEPLFSNFGGQSAFNGQIITVKCFEDNGLLYDLLEENGKGRILLVDGGGSVRKALVDAELAQLAVSNEWEGIVVYGAVRQVDALSELDIGIQAMAAIPAGCQSEGIGESDIRVNFGGVTFFSGDYLYADNTGIILSEEPLGLDEDLLEE; encoded by the coding sequence ATGAAATATGATACTTCTGAACTCTGTGATATCTATCAAGAAGATATCAATGTCGTAGAACCGCTTTTCTCAAACTTTGGTGGTCAAAGTGCTTTTAATGGGCAAATCATCACCGTTAAATGTTTTGAAGATAATGGCCTGCTTTATGACTTACTCGAGGAAAATGGTAAAGGCCGTATTCTTTTGGTCGATGGCGGTGGCTCTGTACGTAAAGCCTTAGTTGATGCTGAGCTAGCGCAACTTGCTGTTTCTAATGAATGGGAAGGCATTGTCGTTTACGGTGCAGTACGTCAAGTTGATGCATTATCAGAGCTTGATATAGGTATTCAAGCAATGGCAGCTATCCCTGCGGGTTGCCAAAGTGAAGGCATTGGTGAAAGTGATATCCGTGTTAACTTCGGTGGGGTTACCTTCTTCTCTGGTGATTATCTTTATGCTGATAATACAGGGATTATTTTATCTGAAGAGCCCTTAGGCTTAGATGAAGATTTACTTGAAGAGTAA